From Cupriavidus sp. D39:
GCCGTCACGTTGGCCAGCGTCAGGTTCCCCGCGCTCGCCAGATTCACCGTATTGCCAGCCGTCGCCGTCACCGTGCCCAGCGCGCTGCTCGCGTTCGCCACCGTGATCGACCCATTGCCCGCCACCAGCGTCGTCGCGCCGCTCACGTTCACCACGCCCGTGTCCGTCACGCTGCCGCTCGTGCTCGACAAGCTCAGGTTCCCCGCGCTCACGTTACTCAGCACCACGTTGTTGTTCGCGCTCAGGGTCGCATTGCCGCTCACGTTCACCGTGCCGCCCGCGCTCTCCACCACGCTGCCACCCACGCTCGTGAGCGTCGCGTTGCCTGCCGTCACACTGGCCAGCGTCAGGTTCCCCCGCTCGCCACGTTCAGCGTATTGCCAGCCGTCGCCGTCACCGTGCCCAGCGCGTTGCTCGCGTTCGCCACCGTGATCGACCCGTTGCCCGCCACCAGCGTCGTCGATCCGCTCACGTTCAACACGCCCGTGTCCGTCACGCTGCCCGTCGTGCTCGACAAGCTCAGGTTCCCCGCGCTCACGTTACTCAGCGCCACCGCGTTGGCCGCGCTCATCGTCGCATTGCCGCTCACGTTCAACACGCCGCCCGCGGTCTCCACCACGCTGCCACCCACGCTCGTGAGCGTCGCGTTGCCCGCCGTCACACTGGCCAGCGTCAGGTTCCCCCGCTCGCCACGTTCAGCGTATTGCCAGCCGTCGCCGTCACCGTGCCCAGCGCGTTGCTCGCGTTCGCCACCGTGATCGACCCGTTGCCCGCCACCAGCGTCGTCGATCCGCTCACGTTCAACACGCCCGTGTCCGTCACGCTGCCGCTCGTGCTCGACAAGCTCAGGTTCCCCGCGCTCACGTTACTCAGCGCCACCGCGTTCGCCGCGCTCAGCGTCGCGTTGCCGCTCACGTTCACCGTGCCGTTCGCGCTCTCCACCACGCTGCCACCCACGCTCGTGAGCGTCGCGTTTCCCGCCGTCACACTGGCCAGCGTCAGGTTCCCCGCGCTCGCCACGTTCAGCGTATTGCCAGCCGTCGCCGTCACCGTGCCCAGCGCGTTGCTCGCGTTCGCCACCGTGATCGACCCATTGCCCGCCACCAGCGTCGTCGATCCGCTCACGTTCACCGTGCCGCCCGCGGTCTCCACCACACTGCCACCCACGCTGGTGAGTGTCGCGTTGCCTGCCGTCACACTGGCCAGCGTCAGGTTCCCTGCGCTCGCCACGTTCAGCGTATTGCCAGCCGTCGCCGTCACCGTGCCCAGCGCGTTGCTCGCGTTCGCCACCGTGATCGACCCATTGCCCGCCACCAGCGTCGTCGATCCGCTCACGTTCACCGTGCCGCCCGCGGTCTCCACCACGCTGCCACCCACGCTCGTGAGTGTCGCGTTGCCTGCCGTCACACTGGCCAGCGTCAGGTTCCCCCGCTCGCCACGTTCAGCGTATTGCCAGCCGTCGCCGTCACCGTGCCCAGCGCGCTGCTCGCGTTCGCCACCGTGATCGACCCGTTGCCAGCCACCAGCGTCGTCGCGCCGCTCACGTTCAACACGCCCGTGTCCGTCACGCTGCCGCGTCGTGCTCGACAAGCTCAGGTTCCCCGCGCTCACGTTACTCAGCGCCACCGCGTTGGCCGCGCTCAGCGTCGCGTTGCCGCTCACGTTCACCGCGCCGCCCGCGGTCTCCACCACGCTGCCACCCACGCTCGTGAGCGTCGCGTTGCCTGCCGTCACGTTGGCCAGCGTCAGGTTCCCCGCGCTCGCCAGGTTCAGCGTATTGCCAGCCGTCGCCGTCACCGTGCCCAGCGCGTTGCTCGCGTTCGCCACCGTGATCGACCCGTTGCCCGCCA
This genomic window contains:
- a CDS encoding beta strand repeat-containing protein, with amino-acid sequence MTAGNATLTSVGGSVVETAGGTVNVSGSTTLVAGNGSITVANASSTLGTVTATAGNTLNLASAGNLTLASVTAGNATLTSVGGSVVETAGGTVNVSGNATLSAANAVALSNVSAGNLSLSSTSGSVTDTGVLNVSGATTLVAGNGSITVANASNALGTVTATAGNTLNLASAGNLTLANVTAGNATLTSVGGSVVETAGGAVNVSGNATLSAANAVALSNVSAGNLSLSSTTRQRDGHGRVERERRDDAGGWQRVDHGGEREQRAGHGDGDGWQYAERGERGNLTLASVTAGNATLTSVGGSVVETAGGTVNVSGSTTLVAGNGSITVANASNALGTVTATAGNTLNVASAGNLTLASVTAGNATLTSVGGSVVETAGGTVNVSGSTTLVAGNGSITVANASNALGTVTATAGNTLNVASAGNLTLASVTAGNATLTSVGGSVVESANGTVNVSGNATLSAANAVALSNVSAGNLSLSSTSGSVTDTGVLNVSGSTTLVAGNGSITVANASNALGTVTATAGNTLNVASGGT